The following coding sequences lie in one beta proteobacterium CB genomic window:
- a CDS encoding Putative transmembrane NAD(P) transhydrogenase transmembrane protein, whose product MDLAAFQSILTVQNITVFVLAIFVGYHVVWNVTPALHTPLMAVTNAISGIIIVGALLQTEVIGGDEITLTSIIGAVAVFLASINIFGGFMVTRRMLEMFKKKAPKADAAGTK is encoded by the coding sequence ATGGATCTCGCTGCTTTTCAAAGCATCCTTACAGTCCAAAACATCACCGTGTTTGTATTGGCCATTTTTGTTGGCTACCACGTAGTTTGGAACGTTACCCCTGCACTCCACACTCCACTGATGGCGGTCACTAACGCTATTTCTGGAATCATTATTGTTGGCGCCCTACTTCAAACTGAAGTGATTGGTGGCGATGAGATCACTCTCACCAGCATCATTGGTGCGGTGGCAGTTTTCTTAGCATCAATCAATATTTTTGGTGGCTTTATGGTCACCCGTCGCATGCTTGAAATGTTCAAGAAAAAAGCTCCCAAGGCTGATGCGGCTGGAACTAAATAA
- a CDS encoding NAD(P) transhydrogenase, beta subunit, which yields MSNITAISYLISSVLFILALRGLSSPTTSRQGNTFGMIGMLLAVITTFMIPDFKPVFSLIIGAIVGGAVIGTIAAKRVQMTKMPELVALMHSFVGLSAVLIAIAAVYNPAHDHTGAQKIELFIGAFIGAITFTASVIAFGKLSGKVSGKPVTFAGQHLLNLILAVGMVSGGVMYFMTGSHEAFLVMCAIALVLGVTLIIPIGGADMPVVVSMLNSYSGWAAAGIGFTLNNPVLIIAGACVGSSGAILSYIMCKAMNRSILAVLLGGFGAEASAGGADDGGPKNYKTGSPEDAAFLMENADTVVIVPGYGLAVARAQHALKELTEKLTHHGVTVKYAIHPVAGRMPGHMNVLLAEAEVPYDQVFEMEDINSDFGQADVVLVLGANDVVNPAARTPGSPIFGMPILEAFKAKTIIVNKRSMAAGYAGLDNELFYMDKTMMVFGDAKKVVEDMVKSVS from the coding sequence ATGTCAAACATAACCGCGATTTCCTATCTCATTTCCTCGGTGCTCTTCATCCTCGCTCTGCGTGGTTTGTCCTCACCAACAACTTCACGTCAAGGCAATACCTTCGGCATGATCGGCATGCTGCTTGCCGTAATTACCACCTTCATGATTCCTGACTTCAAGCCAGTCTTCTCATTGATTATTGGTGCGATTGTTGGTGGTGCTGTCATTGGAACAATTGCCGCTAAGCGAGTGCAGATGACCAAGATGCCCGAGCTCGTAGCGCTCATGCACTCCTTTGTTGGCTTATCAGCTGTATTGATCGCTATCGCAGCGGTATACAACCCAGCCCACGACCATACTGGCGCACAAAAGATTGAACTCTTTATCGGTGCATTTATTGGCGCAATCACTTTTACTGCTTCAGTCATTGCCTTCGGAAAACTCTCCGGCAAGGTCAGCGGCAAGCCAGTGACATTTGCAGGCCAACATTTACTCAACCTCATTCTTGCGGTTGGTATGGTTTCTGGTGGCGTCATGTACTTCATGACAGGCAGTCACGAAGCATTCTTGGTAATGTGTGCAATTGCATTGGTGTTGGGCGTGACATTAATCATTCCAATCGGCGGCGCAGACATGCCAGTTGTTGTGTCAATGCTCAACAGCTACTCTGGTTGGGCAGCGGCTGGTATTGGTTTCACTTTAAATAACCCAGTCTTGATCATCGCTGGAGCTTGCGTAGGTTCTTCTGGTGCAATTCTTTCTTACATCATGTGTAAGGCAATGAACCGCTCTATCTTGGCAGTATTGCTTGGTGGCTTTGGTGCTGAAGCTTCTGCTGGTGGCGCTGATGATGGTGGTCCAAAGAACTACAAAACTGGCTCTCCAGAAGATGCAGCTTTCCTGATGGAGAATGCTGACACAGTTGTGATTGTTCCTGGATACGGCTTGGCAGTTGCGCGCGCTCAACATGCTCTCAAAGAATTGACAGAGAAATTAACTCATCACGGTGTAACCGTGAAGTACGCGATTCATCCAGTAGCGGGTCGTATGCCTGGTCATATGAACGTTCTCTTGGCCGAAGCTGAAGTGCCGTACGATCAAGTGTTTGAGATGGAAGATATCAATAGTGATTTCGGTCAGGCTGATGTAGTGTTAGTACTTGGCGCGAACGATGTGGTGAACCCTGCCGCCCGCACGCCTGGTAGCCCGATTTTTGGAATGCCAATCTTAGAGGCATTCAAGGCTAAAACGATCATCGTCAACAAGCGCTCCATGGCTGCAGGTTATGCTGGTCTAGATAATGAGCTTTTTTACATGGACAAAACGATGATGGTCTTCGGTGATGCGAAGAAGGTTGTAGAAGACATGGTCAAGTCTGTCAGCTAA
- a CDS encoding Cupin 2 conserved barrel domain protein: MTLLKFFLIAFVLVLPQHGHADDSRKHYYTDIPGIEANVLIKTTTSWNGAKLPSYGEGQPEITIIRYRFAPGASIPMHMHPVINAGVLLQGELHIFTKTGEKISLKAGEPLVELFKEWHYGSNPGVEPVDLIVVYAGTVGTPLTIREK; this comes from the coding sequence ATGACATTGCTGAAATTTTTCCTAATAGCTTTTGTGCTGGTACTCCCCCAGCATGGTCATGCCGATGACAGCCGTAAACACTATTACACCGATATCCCAGGCATTGAGGCTAATGTTTTAATCAAAACCACAACATCGTGGAATGGTGCCAAGCTACCTTCATATGGTGAGGGTCAACCTGAAATCACCATCATTCGCTATAGATTTGCTCCGGGTGCATCAATACCAATGCATATGCACCCCGTCATTAATGCCGGCGTTTTACTTCAGGGTGAGCTACATATCTTTACAAAAACTGGAGAAAAAATATCACTGAAGGCCGGCGAGCCACTCGTTGAACTTTTTAAAGAATGGCACTACGGTTCAAATCCAGGCGTTGAACCAGTCGACTTAATTGTTGTCTATGCGGGAACGGTTGGAACTCCCCTAACCATTCGGGAGAAGTGA